One Serpentinicella alkaliphila DNA segment encodes these proteins:
- a CDS encoding flavin reductase, which yields MSTYKEIKPGELNESTFKLIGEKWMLITAEYDSKVNTMTASWGGFGFMFNKNVVYIVIRPQRYTKSFVDNSDTFSLTFFDESFRKQLSYLGTVSGRNEDKISKANLTIKHLNNTPYFEEGNMAIVCRKIYSQEFNSESFIDTELDNKWYPNKDYHTLYIAEVEKIVIKEQ from the coding sequence ATGAGTACATATAAAGAAATCAAACCTGGAGAATTAAATGAAAGTACTTTTAAACTTATAGGTGAAAAATGGATGCTTATTACCGCTGAATATGATAGTAAAGTAAATACTATGACTGCTTCTTGGGGTGGCTTTGGTTTTATGTTTAATAAAAATGTAGTATATATTGTTATAAGGCCACAACGTTATACTAAAAGCTTTGTAGATAATTCAGATACATTTTCGTTAACATTTTTTGATGAATCCTTCAGAAAACAACTTAGTTATTTAGGGACGGTATCAGGTAGAAATGAAGATAAGATTTCAAAAGCAAATTTAACGATTAAACATTTAAACAACACACCATATTTTGAAGAAGGAAATATGGCAATTGTCTGCAGGAAAATATACTCTCAGGAGTTCAATTCAGAAAGTTTTATAGATACTGAACTAGATAATAAGTGGTATCCAAATAAAGATTATCATACCCTATACATAGCAGA
- a CDS encoding MogA/MoaB family molybdenum cofactor biosynthesis protein, translating into MIYSVGIIVASDKGSKGERVDRSGDLISEIMIEAGYIVKEKVIVPDELNQLSDTMIRMADIDGYHLILTTGGTGFSIRDVTPEATLSVIHREAPGIPEAMRAYSMTITKKAMLSRARAGIRNKTLIINMPGSPKAVKESLTVILEALKHGLDILNANANECAR; encoded by the coding sequence ATGATATATTCTGTCGGGATTATAGTTGCCAGTGACAAAGGTTCTAAGGGTGAAAGGGTAGATCGAAGCGGAGACCTTATAAGCGAGATTATGATAGAGGCAGGGTATATTGTCAAGGAGAAAGTAATTGTTCCTGATGAGCTAAATCAACTTTCAGACACTATGATTCGTATGGCGGATATTGACGGGTATCATTTAATATTAACAACTGGAGGAACTGGTTTTTCCATCAGAGATGTTACTCCAGAGGCGACCCTTTCTGTTATACATAGAGAGGCGCCGGGTATACCAGAAGCAATGCGTGCCTATTCTATGACAATTACCAAAAAAGCTATGCTATCTAGAGCAAGGGCTGGAATTAGAAATAAGACGCTAATTATTAATATGCCTGGCAGCCCTAAAGCGGTGAAAGAGAGCCTGACAGTAATTTTAGAGGCACTAAAACATGGCCTAGATATATTAAATGCAAATGCAAATGAATGTGCTAGGTAG
- a CDS encoding MOSC domain-containing protein: protein MMIKGRVIAINISEIKGVPKKTIPEGNFIQDFGLEGDAHGGKWHRQVSLLANESVDKMRELGAKGLCTGKFAENITTEGLELWKLPVGTKLKIGDSLHEVTQIGKECHHGCAIQQQVGQCIMPTQGIFTRVLNGGKVVCNDEITVLSGDSL, encoded by the coding sequence ATGATGATAAAAGGTAGGGTTATAGCCATTAATATTAGTGAAATTAAAGGTGTTCCTAAAAAAACTATACCTGAAGGTAATTTCATTCAGGACTTCGGACTTGAGGGAGACGCACATGGTGGAAAATGGCATCGTCAGGTGAGTTTATTAGCTAATGAAAGTGTTGACAAAATGAGGGAATTAGGGGCTAAGGGCCTCTGCACTGGTAAGTTTGCAGAGAATATTACAACTGAAGGCTTAGAACTTTGGAAACTCCCTGTAGGAACTAAATTAAAAATTGGGGATTCTTTGCATGAGGTTACCCAGATTGGTAAGGAATGTCACCATGGATGTGCCATACAACAACAAGTTGGTCAGTGTATTATGCCAACCCAAGGGATATTTACTAGAGTTTTAAATGGTGGGAAAGTTGTTTGTAATGATGAAATAACCGTATTGAGTGGGGATTCACTATGA
- the moaC gene encoding cyclic pyranopterin monophosphate synthase MoaC translates to MEFTHFNESGKAKMVSVDDKADTKRVAVAKGTINVSEDTFNMVVNGTHKKGDVISVAQIAGIMGAKKTSDLIPMCHNIFISGADLKFELDSKNSAVNITATVSTVGKTGVEMEALTAVTTAALTIYDMCKAVDKNMVIENIRLIEKLGGKSGHYLRGEE, encoded by the coding sequence ATGGAATTTACACATTTTAACGAAAGTGGCAAAGCAAAAATGGTATCTGTTGACGATAAAGCTGATACTAAGCGTGTAGCAGTAGCAAAAGGAACTATTAATGTGTCAGAAGATACATTTAATATGGTTGTTAATGGAACACATAAAAAAGGTGATGTAATTTCAGTTGCACAGATAGCGGGTATTATGGGTGCTAAAAAGACCAGTGATTTGATACCCATGTGTCATAACATCTTTATTTCAGGTGCTGATTTAAAATTTGAGCTAGATTCAAAAAATAGTGCAGTAAACATCACAGCTACTGTAAGTACCGTTGGTAAAACTGGAGTTGAAATGGAAGCACTTACAGCAGTAACCACAGCAGCTTTGACGATTTACGATATGTGCAAAGCAGTTGATAAGAATATGGTTATTGAGAATATTCGACTAATAGAAAAACTAGGCGGAAAAAGTGGCCATTATTTGAGGGGGGAAGAATGA
- the moaA gene encoding GTP 3',8-cyclase MoaA — protein MKDQYNREINYLRLSVTDLCNLKCQYCMPADGVDKKSHNEILRIESYTKLVEAMTKLGVNKVRLTGGEPLVRRGILDLVKTIGSMREVKDLSITTNGVLLKDYAQKLKEAGLNRVNISLDTLNPVKYKKITRGGNFEEVINGIGAAKEAGLLPIKINVVVINHFNTDEIMDFIRLADEHVEVRFIELMPVGEVATWNKQKFISNQVLIDRYMDLFESQDSVYNGPAEYFIKKDNQGKVGFISSISDHFCNSCNRIRLTADGKLKLCLHSNREIDIKEALKLDANKLLSYLEDLIFNKPDQHYINDTEFIPVLRNMVGIGG, from the coding sequence ATGAAGGATCAATATAATAGGGAAATTAATTACTTACGTTTATCCGTAACAGACCTTTGCAACTTAAAGTGTCAATATTGTATGCCAGCAGACGGTGTTGATAAAAAATCGCATAATGAAATTTTAAGAATAGAATCCTATACCAAATTAGTTGAAGCAATGACGAAGCTGGGAGTTAATAAGGTGAGATTAACGGGCGGAGAACCTTTAGTAAGAAGAGGGATTTTAGACTTGGTAAAGACAATTGGTAGTATGCGAGAAGTAAAGGATTTGTCGATTACTACAAATGGTGTATTGCTTAAGGACTACGCACAAAAGTTAAAGGAAGCTGGACTAAATCGTGTTAATATTAGTCTAGATACATTAAACCCTGTAAAATATAAGAAGATTACAAGAGGTGGAAATTTTGAGGAAGTTATTAATGGTATAGGGGCAGCCAAAGAGGCTGGATTGCTTCCAATAAAAATCAACGTTGTTGTTATAAATCACTTTAATACTGATGAAATTATGGATTTTATAAGATTGGCTGATGAGCATGTGGAAGTACGATTTATTGAATTAATGCCTGTAGGCGAAGTTGCTACTTGGAATAAGCAGAAATTTATCTCTAATCAAGTTCTTATAGACCGTTATATGGATTTATTTGAATCTCAGGACTCGGTTTATAATGGGCCTGCGGAATACTTCATAAAGAAAGATAACCAAGGTAAAGTTGGTTTTATCAGCTCTATTTCAGATCATTTTTGCAATAGCTGTAATCGTATTAGGCTAACTGCTGATGGGAAGTTAAAACTATGCCTTCATTCTAATCGGGAGATTGATATAAAAGAGGCATTGAAATTAGATGCAAATAAACTACTGTCATATTTAGAGGACCTTATTTTTAACAAACCTGACCAACATTATATAAATGATACAGAATTTATACCTGTTTTAAGAAATATGGTCGGAATAGGGGGGTAA